TGGTCGCCGACTTGCCGGATCCAGTGATGCCCAGCAGCGTTTGGAACCGATCTCCGCGCCCAATGCCGTCGACGAGTTGGCTGATTGCCTCCGGTTGATCACCGGCAGGCTCGTATTCGCTGATCACTCTGAACTCGGGCACGGGGATCAGCCTAAACCAGTCCGGCGGCTGCGAGGCCTAGCCCCACAAGTGCTCGATCAACTCCTCGACTTCCGCCTGCAGCGCATCGAAATGGCCATCATTGTTCACGACCCAATCTGCCGATTCGAGCCATTCTGCGCGCGACGGCTGCGCCATCATGCGAACGTCGATGTCCCGCTCCTTCATTCCGCGGTCCCGCAGGCGGCGGCGCCGCACTTCGTCCGAGGCGTCGACGATCACCCGCATCCACGAACCGGGCAAGAAGTCCGACATCAACGGAACCTCGACCGCGACTATTGAAGCGTCGGATTCCGCCACGAGTCGCATGATGCGTTCACGAATCGCCGGATGAGATATGGACTCGAGGCGATGCAAGGCGACCGGATCATCGAACACGACGGCGGCAAGGCGACCACGATCGATCCTGCCCTCCTTGAGCACCGACGGCCACTCCTCGACTACCTTCGCATAGGCCTCCCCGTCTGGCTCCAGAACCTCGTGGCCAATGGAGTCCGCGTCGATTGCTTCGATCCCTCGCTCCCTGAGAAGCCCAGCCACAGCAGATTTCCCGGACCCGATCCCACCGCTCAACAAGATGTGCCGTCTCATCATTGGAGATGACTGTACCCTGCAATGAATCATGGATACCTCAGCTCCCTGGGAAGACCGCTTCGAGCGAGTTGTCCAGCTGCTGTACTGGCTGACCCTCGCACTCGGCGTCTTCCTCGTCTTCTTCAAGATCGGCACGGAGCCTCGCGCCTATACAGCCGTGGGCCTCTGCGGTGCCTACGTTGTCTTCATTTCTGTTCTCCCCAGGAAACTCGCTCGTCGCGACCTCATTCGCCAAACAATCATCGTGATTGGCGCCGCGTCGAGCATGACGGCCGTCGGGTTGACCGGTGGTCTCGACAGTCCCTTTCTGCTCTTTGCCCTCATCCCGGTACTCGACTCGGCGGTCGTGGGCGGGTTCCGGGCAGGGCTGGGCGCCGCCGCCCTGTCTGCTGGGATCCTCACGAGTCTCGTTCTTCCGGTCACCGACCCGAATTGGGCGACACTCGTCCAATGGGTGGTCTTGTTCCTCCTGGTCGCCGTGACCTTCGGGTATGCAAACCGCTTGCTGATACAACAGGGCATTCAGTTCACCGCACTAGCCGCCGCAACTGCAGAGACGAGTTCGCGACTCGAACGTCTCGAAACGGCTCACGCCCTCTTAACCAGACTCGCAGCCCAGGCTGAAGCAGCCGAATTGAACCCGATTGAGGTTGGTAACGCCGCCCTCGAATCGGCCAGGGTGATCGTTCCCTTCACTGCTGCCAATGTCTCACTGGCGAGCGATTCCGGACCGGTCGTCGTTGCCCGAATGGGCGATGCCCCCGATCATTCCGTCACGACACTCGTTTCGCTCCGTGTGGGTGAACGTGAAGTCGGTTCGGTGGTGCTGGCCACGGACCATGAAGTGACACAACGCCAGAAGGACGCACTTGATGCCGCGCTGCAACCGGCCGGGCTGGCCTTCGCCAACGTGCTGCTTCTCCAATCCATCGCGCGTACGGCAATCAAAGAGGAACGAATCCGGCTGGCTCGCGATTTGCATGACGATATCGGCCCATCGCTCGCCTCGCTCGGGCTCGCACTCGATCTGGCCGGGCTACAGCACCACGCGGAACCGGTTCTGGCCGCACATCTCCAGGACCTGCGCGATTCCGTCGGCGATCTGGTTGAGAATGTCCGCACGACCGTTGCCGACCTACGGGTTCCCGATGAGGTGCCCAGCATCCGCGAAGTCGTGTTCGATATTATTCGCGGGCGTCCGGGATCCCAACCGGCCGTCCTATTCCAACTCAATGAACGACATCAAGCGCGGCCGTCCATCGCCGCCGATGTCAATGCGATCGTGATGGAAGTGATCCGAAATGCTATCCGTCACTCTAACGCCTCAACTATCACTATCCGTGGCACGGTGGATTTCGAGTCCGGCGCCATCGAAATAGCCGACAACGGCAGCGGATTTCAGGCAGACAACATCCCAGCCGGCCATTTCGGCCTCATCGGGAT
This is a stretch of genomic DNA from Acidimicrobiia bacterium. It encodes these proteins:
- a CDS encoding histidine kinase, whose amino-acid sequence is MDTSAPWEDRFERVVQLLYWLTLALGVFLVFFKIGTEPRAYTAVGLCGAYVVFISVLPRKLARRDLIRQTIIVIGAASSMTAVGLTGGLDSPFLLFALIPVLDSAVVGGFRAGLGAAALSAGILTSLVLPVTDPNWATLVQWVVLFLLVAVTFGYANRLLIQQGIQFTALAAATAETSSRLERLETAHALLTRLAAQAEAAELNPIEVGNAALESARVIVPFTAANVSLASDSGPVVVARMGDAPDHSVTTLVSLRVGEREVGSVVLATDHEVTQRQKDALDAALQPAGLAFANVLLLQSIARTAIKEERIRLARDLHDDIGPSLASLGLALDLAGLQHHAEPVLAAHLQDLRDSVGDLVENVRTTVADLRVPDEVPSIREVVFDIIRGRPGSQPAVLFQLNERHQARPSIAADVNAIVMEVIRNAIRHSNASTITIRGTVDFESGAIEIADNGSGFQADNIPAGHFGLIGIHERASRIKADVSLDSTSAGTTFLIRWGRR
- the coaE gene encoding dephospho-CoA kinase (Dephospho-CoA kinase (CoaE) performs the final step in coenzyme A biosynthesis.) — protein: MMRRHILLSGGIGSGKSAVAGLLRERGIEAIDADSIGHEVLEPDGEAYAKVVEEWPSVLKEGRIDRGRLAAVVFDDPVALHRLESISHPAIRERIMRLVAESDASIVAVEVPLMSDFLPGSWMRVIVDASDEVRRRRLRDRGMKERDIDVRMMAQPSRAEWLESADWVVNNDGHFDALQAEVEELIEHLWG